A genome region from Rhizobium sp. N324 includes the following:
- a CDS encoding adenylate/guanylate cyclase domain-containing protein gives MTTVSATGIFSERTIRRARLGSGLVIFIFVLLHLSNHAIGLISVSAADKAARLFMAIWRNPLGTAIFYSSVLIHMALVLRAIYMRRSLVMPKGEMAQIVLGLLIPLLLIDHVIGTRIAHELYGYIDDYETVVGTLWIRAPANGLRQAAGLVAVWIHGCIGLHFWLRYRPWYPGLAPLLLALAILVPVLSLLGFVEMGRTLADPSYQQAIANSPYKATVNARYASNPEVHRQVSTIRAGLYGAFSASLLIVVAARARRKLKERLDQVAVHYPGGEVIRVPRGFSVLEASRLGGLPHYSVCGGKGQCSTCRVQILGDYENLPTPDKMEQTTLRRINAGPDVRLACQLRPNRDVAVAPLLVPALEAALPVNSQETSPGREREIAVLFVDIRHFTTLTETRLPFDVVFLLNRYFAIIGKAVEQAGGRLDKFIGDGAMALFGLNTAPEEACRQALNAAAAIVAEIEKLAAELAEELALPLRIAIGIHTGPAVVGTMGYGRVRSMTAIGDTVNVASRLESAAKEFEAAIVISEPVATLSGADLSGIESRDISVRGRALPLKVYVIPREKAAEPLEGKD, from the coding sequence ATGACGACGGTCTCGGCCACAGGGATTTTTTCGGAGCGTACGATCAGAAGGGCAAGGCTCGGTTCCGGCCTCGTCATTTTCATCTTCGTCCTGCTGCATTTGTCGAACCATGCGATCGGCCTGATTTCAGTCTCCGCCGCCGATAAGGCCGCCCGGCTGTTCATGGCGATCTGGCGCAATCCTCTGGGCACCGCCATTTTCTATTCGTCGGTTCTGATCCACATGGCGCTGGTGCTGCGCGCCATCTATATGCGCCGCAGTCTGGTCATGCCAAAGGGCGAAATGGCGCAGATCGTGCTCGGCCTGCTGATCCCGCTTCTGCTCATCGATCATGTCATCGGCACGCGTATCGCCCATGAACTCTACGGCTATATCGACGACTACGAGACTGTCGTCGGAACGCTGTGGATCAGGGCGCCGGCCAACGGATTGCGGCAGGCCGCCGGTCTCGTCGCCGTCTGGATCCACGGCTGCATCGGCCTGCATTTCTGGCTGCGCTACCGCCCCTGGTATCCGGGCCTGGCGCCGCTGCTGCTGGCGCTGGCGATCCTCGTGCCAGTGCTCTCGCTGCTAGGCTTCGTCGAAATGGGCCGGACGCTGGCCGACCCTTCCTACCAGCAGGCAATCGCCAACAGCCCCTATAAGGCAACGGTCAACGCCCGTTACGCCTCGAACCCGGAAGTGCACCGTCAGGTCTCGACGATCCGCGCCGGGCTCTACGGGGCTTTCTCGGCTTCGTTGCTGATCGTCGTCGCCGCCCGCGCCCGGCGCAAGCTGAAGGAGCGCCTCGATCAGGTCGCCGTGCATTATCCGGGCGGCGAGGTGATCCGCGTGCCGCGCGGCTTCTCGGTGCTTGAGGCAAGCCGGCTCGGCGGTCTGCCGCATTATTCCGTCTGCGGCGGCAAGGGCCAGTGCTCCACCTGCCGTGTGCAGATCCTCGGCGATTACGAGAACCTGCCGACCCCAGACAAGATGGAACAGACGACGCTGAGGCGCATCAATGCCGGCCCCGATGTGCGGCTCGCCTGCCAGCTGCGCCCGAACCGCGATGTCGCGGTGGCGCCGCTGCTGGTGCCGGCGCTCGAGGCCGCCCTTCCCGTCAACAGCCAGGAGACCAGCCCCGGCCGCGAGCGCGAGATCGCCGTGCTCTTCGTCGACATCCGCCATTTCACCACGCTGACGGAAACACGCCTGCCCTTCGACGTCGTCTTCCTGCTGAACCGCTATTTCGCCATCATCGGCAAGGCGGTGGAGCAGGCGGGCGGGCGGCTGGACAAGTTCATCGGCGACGGCGCCATGGCGCTGTTCGGCCTCAACACCGCGCCGGAGGAAGCCTGCCGCCAGGCGCTCAACGCGGCTGCCGCGATCGTCGCCGAGATCGAGAAACTCGCCGCCGAACTCGCCGAGGAATTGGCGCTGCCGCTGCGCATCGCGATCGGCATTCATACCGGCCCGGCCGTCGTCGGCACGATGGGCTACGGCCGGGTGCGCAGCATGACGGCGATCGGCGATACGGTGAATGTCGCAAGCCGGCTGGAAAGCGCGGCCAAGGAATTCGAAGCGGCGATCGTTATCTCCGAGCCGGTGGCGACGCTTTCCGGCGCCGATCTTTCCGGCATCGAAAGCCGTGACATCAGCGTGCGCGGCCGGGCGCTACCCTTGAAAGTCTACGTCATTCCGAGAGAGAAAGCGGCAGAACCGCTCGAAGGAAAAGACTGA
- a CDS encoding GFA family protein, whose amino-acid sequence MTVFSGQCLCGQVRLSVRGEPSRVGICHCMDCRKESGSAFTFYGIWPAGQFEHAGETGAFQGRHFCTGCGSRLFSVDDEEAEIKLGILSEAPTALVPRYELWIKRREPWLRPVEGAEQFEEDRR is encoded by the coding sequence ATGACCGTGTTTTCCGGACAATGCCTTTGCGGGCAGGTGCGTCTCTCTGTTCGCGGCGAGCCCAGCCGCGTTGGGATCTGCCATTGCATGGACTGCAGGAAGGAAAGCGGTTCGGCCTTCACCTTCTATGGGATCTGGCCCGCCGGCCAATTCGAACATGCGGGGGAAACCGGCGCGTTCCAAGGCCGGCATTTCTGCACCGGCTGCGGTTCGCGGCTGTTTTCCGTCGATGACGAAGAGGCGGAAATCAAGCTCGGCATCCTGTCCGAGGCACCGACGGCCCTGGTGCCACGCTACGAACTCTGGATCAAGCGCCGCGAACCGTGGCTGCGGCCGGTCGAGGGCGCCGAGCAGTTTGAGGAAGACCGACGATGA
- a CDS encoding glycosyltransferase family 4 protein: MRVAFYAPMKSPNHPVPSGDRLMARLLIKALELAGHEVEVASEFRTYAATPEAAATLEPAIDAELQRLREKWASVPPPHLWFCYHPYYKSPDPLGPVISAEFAIPYVTAEASYAAKRDSTGWAGVQKRVGEAILQAAVNISFTERDQAGLSAAFPQARLAGLKPFIGTALFEAVSPAPDPQRLMVVAMMRAGDKMESYAMLAEALRLIEDRPWTLAVIGDGPMRHEVEALFSAFPAGRIEWLGERDAAEIAGLLGRGGIYVWPGCGEAYGLAYLEAQAAGLPVVAQETAGVPSVVEAGVTGLLTRDGDVAAYAAAVAALLDDGERRDAMGQAARRFVLGERSLAMAAERLDGILRANAATGVRR; the protein is encoded by the coding sequence ATGCGGGTGGCTTTCTACGCGCCGATGAAATCGCCGAACCATCCGGTGCCGTCAGGCGACCGGCTGATGGCGCGGCTGTTGATCAAGGCGCTGGAGCTTGCCGGGCATGAGGTCGAGGTCGCCTCCGAATTCCGCACCTATGCCGCGACACCGGAAGCGGCAGCCACGCTCGAACCGGCGATCGATGCCGAGCTGCAGCGGCTGCGGGAAAAATGGGCATCAGTGCCTCCACCTCATCTCTGGTTTTGCTACCACCCCTATTACAAATCGCCCGATCCGCTCGGGCCGGTGATTTCCGCCGAATTCGCCATTCCCTATGTCACCGCCGAAGCCTCCTATGCGGCCAAACGTGACAGCACCGGCTGGGCAGGCGTGCAGAAACGCGTGGGCGAGGCGATCCTGCAGGCGGCGGTTAATATCAGCTTCACCGAGCGCGACCAGGCGGGCCTTTCGGCCGCCTTTCCGCAGGCGCGGCTTGCCGGCCTCAAACCCTTCATCGGCACGGCGCTGTTCGAGGCGGTGTCGCCGGCGCCCGATCCGCAGCGCTTGATGGTGGTGGCGATGATGCGGGCCGGCGACAAGATGGAGAGTTATGCGATGCTCGCAGAAGCGCTGCGGCTGATCGAAGACCGGCCCTGGACGCTTGCCGTCATCGGCGATGGCCCGATGCGGCACGAAGTGGAGGCGCTGTTTTCTGCCTTTCCCGCCGGCCGCATCGAATGGCTGGGCGAGCGGGATGCGGCCGAAATCGCCGGCCTGCTCGGGCGCGGCGGCATCTATGTCTGGCCGGGCTGCGGCGAGGCTTACGGCCTTGCCTATCTCGAAGCCCAGGCCGCCGGCCTGCCTGTCGTCGCGCAGGAAACGGCAGGGGTCCCTTCGGTGGTCGAGGCCGGGGTGACCGGCCTGCTGACGCGGGATGGCGATGTCGCCGCCTATGCCGCGGCCGTGGCTGCCCTGCTGGACGATGGGGAGAGGCGCGACGCCATGGGCCAGGCGGCGCGCCGCTTCGTGCTCGGCGAGCGCTCGCTGGCGATGGCGGCCGAGCGGCTGGACGGAATTTTGCGAGCCAATGCGGCAACAGGAGTAAGGCGATGA
- a CDS encoding MBL fold metallo-hydrolase, whose protein sequence is MTTELFQVKFWGVRGSIPVSGPEFDRYGGNTSCIEIRCGEHRMIFDAGSGLREAGLSLLADGVSDVDLFFSHCHYDHIIGLPFFKAIYYPSINVNIWSGHLDGKMSTREMVEQFIRPPWFPVKTDICQATMNFSDFHPGQVLTPHKGIEIKTFMLNHPGGAIGYRIEWQGRSVALIYDIEHTPGSHDPVSLEMMKDADLVVYDCTYNEDEMQRFKGFGHSTWEHGTELAKIAGAKRFALFHHAPSRTDEQLAQMEVQAQAAFPESFAARDNQTVVI, encoded by the coding sequence ATGACGACAGAACTATTTCAGGTAAAATTTTGGGGCGTCCGCGGCAGTATTCCCGTCTCGGGGCCCGAGTTCGACCGCTACGGCGGTAACACTTCCTGCATCGAAATTCGCTGCGGAGAACACAGGATGATCTTCGATGCGGGCTCCGGCCTGCGCGAGGCCGGCCTGTCGTTGCTCGCCGACGGCGTCAGCGACGTCGACCTGTTCTTCAGCCACTGCCACTACGACCACATCATCGGCCTGCCCTTCTTCAAGGCGATCTACTATCCCTCGATCAACGTCAACATCTGGTCGGGCCATCTGGACGGCAAGATGAGCACACGCGAAATGGTCGAGCAGTTCATCAGGCCGCCCTGGTTCCCGGTTAAAACCGACATCTGCCAGGCGACGATGAATTTCAGCGATTTCCATCCCGGCCAGGTGCTGACGCCACACAAGGGCATCGAGATCAAGACCTTCATGCTCAACCATCCGGGGGGCGCCATCGGCTACCGCATCGAATGGCAGGGCCGGTCGGTCGCTCTGATCTACGACATCGAGCATACCCCCGGCAGCCACGATCCGGTCTCGCTGGAGATGATGAAGGACGCCGATCTCGTCGTCTACGACTGCACCTACAATGAAGACGAGATGCAACGTTTCAAGGGCTTCGGCCATTCGACCTGGGAGCACGGCACCGAGCTGGCGAAGATTGCCGGCGCCAAACGCTTCGCCCTCTTCCACCACGCCCCCTCGCGCACCGACGAACAGCTGGCGCAGATGGAAGTGCAGGCGCAGGCCGCCTTCCCCGAATCCTTTGCCGCCCGCGACAATCAGACCGTGGTGATCTGA
- a CDS encoding alpha/beta fold hydrolase: MSGAAGDAPTAALVQHRRITVAGVETFYREAGRRDAPVLLLPHGYPCSSYEFRNLMPRLADRWRLIAPDFPGAGYSGTPDDFDYSFDGYAAWLEAFVDVLEIDRFALYLHDFGSPIGARLAIKDPSRIVALIIQNGDIPYEDALGPKYADIEATWSLPRSEMRKVLAEAISKETFKEEFLNDLPPPLAAAIPPDLWTLHWSLMTPRRQEIAIDLIAGLKENRAWFPQHRTYLRENRPPALIVWGPNDHYMPEQSARAYLHDLPDAELHLLGGGHWLLETHLDEVTALMRDFLGRVHPS, from the coding sequence ATGAGCGGCGCCGCCGGAGACGCTCCGACGGCGGCCCTCGTCCAGCATCGCCGGATCACCGTTGCCGGCGTCGAGACGTTTTATCGCGAAGCCGGAAGGCGCGATGCGCCTGTCTTGCTGCTGCCGCATGGATATCCCTGCTCCTCCTATGAATTCCGCAATCTCATGCCGCGCCTGGCTGACCGCTGGCGGTTGATTGCGCCGGACTTCCCCGGTGCCGGCTATAGCGGCACGCCCGACGATTTCGACTACAGCTTCGATGGCTACGCCGCCTGGCTGGAGGCTTTCGTCGACGTGCTGGAGATCGACCGCTTCGCCCTTTACCTCCACGATTTCGGCTCGCCCATCGGTGCGCGACTGGCCATCAAAGATCCCAGTCGCATCGTGGCGCTGATCATCCAGAACGGCGATATTCCCTACGAGGATGCGCTCGGGCCGAAATATGCGGATATCGAGGCGACGTGGTCGCTGCCGCGATCGGAGATGAGGAAGGTGCTGGCCGAGGCGATCAGCAAGGAGACCTTCAAGGAGGAATTCCTCAACGACCTGCCGCCGCCTCTGGCCGCCGCCATCCCGCCGGATCTCTGGACGCTGCACTGGTCGCTGATGACGCCGCGGCGCCAGGAAATCGCCATCGATCTGATCGCCGGGCTGAAAGAGAACCGGGCGTGGTTTCCGCAGCATCGGACATACCTCAGGGAAAACCGGCCTCCGGCCTTGATCGTCTGGGGTCCCAACGACCACTACATGCCGGAACAATCGGCGCGCGCCTATCTCCACGATCTGCCGGATGCCGAACTGCATCTGCTCGGCGGCGGCCACTGGCTGCTCGAGACGCATCTCGATGAGGTCACCGCACTGATGCGAGATTTCCTCGGGCGCGTTCATCCCAGTTGA
- a CDS encoding polysaccharide deacetylase family protein: protein MTDMTSWEPLRRELDRWQAAGRVARLWLRDDDAIEPTPDLERLLALSGESKVPLTLAVIPGLTGEALAARLAAEAGVTVAVHGWSHSNHAGPERKKQELGSDRPAEIVLGELGDGFRLLQRLHPARFLPVLVPPWNRIDATLIPALPDLGFAALSVYGRAKQGGPIPLLNTHVDIIDWHGTRGGRSEADLVAELVAELRDRFAGSDEPIGVLAHHLVHDAAAWDFLSALFAATGRHPAVHWSAASALLKP, encoded by the coding sequence ATGACCGACATGACGAGCTGGGAGCCGCTGCGCCGTGAGCTCGACCGCTGGCAGGCCGCCGGCCGTGTGGCCCGCTTGTGGCTGCGCGACGACGATGCGATCGAGCCGACGCCTGATCTGGAGCGGCTGCTGGCGTTAAGCGGCGAAAGCAAGGTGCCCCTGACGCTGGCCGTCATTCCTGGCCTGACGGGCGAGGCATTGGCGGCTCGGCTGGCGGCAGAGGCCGGCGTTACGGTTGCCGTGCATGGCTGGTCGCATAGCAACCATGCGGGGCCGGAGCGGAAGAAGCAGGAGCTCGGCAGTGACCGGCCGGCGGAGATCGTGCTCGGCGAGCTGGGTGACGGGTTCCGGCTGCTGCAGCGGCTCCATCCGGCCCGTTTCCTGCCGGTGCTGGTGCCGCCGTGGAACCGGATCGACGCCACCCTCATCCCGGCGCTGCCGGATCTCGGCTTCGCAGCGCTTTCGGTCTATGGGCGGGCAAAGCAGGGCGGGCCGATACCACTTCTCAACACCCATGTCGACATCATCGACTGGCACGGCACGCGCGGCGGGCGGAGCGAGGCGGATCTGGTGGCCGAGTTGGTGGCGGAATTGCGCGACCGGTTTGCCGGCAGCGACGAGCCGATCGGCGTGCTCGCCCACCATCTGGTGCACGACGCCGCCGCCTGGGATTTCCTGTCGGCCTTGTTTGCCGCAACGGGACGGCATCCCGCCGTCCACTGGTCGGCGGCATCGGCACTTCTCAAGCCGTGA
- a CDS encoding GntR family transcriptional regulator, which produces MLQPVVNETIAESSYRRIRADIIFGRLAPAQKLKLESLKESYETSISTLREVLNRLSSEGLVVAEGQKGFEVSPVSVADLKETAAMRLLLESHALEQSFARGDVEWEAPLVAAHYKLARMEKVMASGDTSRAEDWKRYDWEFHQALISACGSKLLMQTHSVIFDKYLRYQMVALSYRGDVAAEEHQQLLDAALRRDAETAKRVLAFHIEGGVEHALAKGTLK; this is translated from the coding sequence ATGCTGCAGCCCGTCGTAAACGAGACCATTGCCGAGAGCAGCTACCGGCGCATTCGGGCCGACATTATTTTCGGGCGGCTGGCGCCTGCCCAAAAGCTGAAGCTGGAAAGCCTGAAAGAGTCCTACGAGACCAGCATCAGCACGCTGCGGGAGGTGCTGAACCGGCTCTCCTCCGAGGGGCTTGTCGTCGCCGAGGGACAGAAGGGGTTCGAAGTTTCTCCGGTGTCGGTTGCCGACCTCAAGGAGACGGCAGCGATGAGACTGCTCCTCGAGAGCCATGCCCTGGAGCAGTCGTTCGCGCGTGGAGACGTGGAATGGGAGGCGCCGCTGGTCGCGGCCCATTACAAATTGGCGCGGATGGAGAAGGTCATGGCGTCAGGCGATACCAGCAGGGCCGAGGATTGGAAGCGCTACGACTGGGAATTCCACCAGGCGCTGATTTCCGCCTGCGGATCAAAACTGCTGATGCAGACCCACTCGGTGATCTTCGACAAATATCTGCGATATCAGATGGTCGCCCTGTCCTACCGGGGCGACGTCGCCGCCGAAGAACACCAGCAGCTTTTGGATGCGGCCTTGCGGCGGGATGCGGAGACGGCGAAGCGGGTGCTTGCGTTTCATATCGAAGGCGGGGTGGAACATGCGCTCGCCAAAGGGACGCTGAAATAG
- a CDS encoding quinone oxidoreductase family protein has protein sequence MTDQIIMLNAPGDVSRFQVQDHRSAPPGRGEIEIRHEAIGTNFLDVYHRKGIYPMPSYPAVIGAEAAGVVATVGPDVTELKEGDRVAYAGPPVGAYCTTRTIAAERVIRLPDSISAKTAASSLLKGMTAYMLLKKTCDVRAGSRILIHAAAGGLGSILVRWAKSLDATVIGTVSTPEKAVLAKSFGADHLIVGRGADIVAEVQRLTNGNGVDVAFDGIGGDMLVKSLRSVRAFGMAVTIGQAAGPVPPVPVEELRPGKSLSHPSIMAWCADVARYREAAQATVQAMEAGIVCQIAAEFSLADVATAHIELESGRAAGSILLIP, from the coding sequence ATGACAGATCAGATCATAATGTTGAACGCCCCAGGCGACGTCAGCCGGTTTCAGGTACAGGATCATCGTTCCGCTCCTCCCGGTCGCGGCGAGATAGAAATTCGTCATGAAGCGATCGGCACCAATTTCCTGGACGTCTATCATCGGAAGGGCATCTATCCGATGCCCTCCTACCCGGCCGTGATCGGTGCCGAGGCCGCGGGTGTCGTGGCAACGGTCGGTCCTGACGTGACGGAGTTGAAGGAGGGCGACCGGGTGGCATATGCGGGACCACCGGTCGGAGCCTATTGCACGACAAGGACCATTGCCGCTGAAAGAGTGATCAGGCTTCCCGACTCGATTTCGGCGAAAACGGCTGCGAGTTCGCTGCTCAAAGGCATGACGGCCTATATGCTGCTGAAGAAGACGTGCGATGTCCGCGCCGGAAGCCGTATTTTGATCCATGCGGCCGCGGGTGGGCTTGGGAGCATCCTCGTTCGCTGGGCCAAGTCGCTCGATGCCACGGTGATCGGCACCGTCAGCACACCCGAAAAGGCAGTGCTCGCCAAGTCCTTCGGCGCGGATCATCTCATCGTCGGGCGAGGAGCCGATATCGTTGCCGAGGTCCAACGGCTCACGAATGGCAACGGCGTCGACGTCGCCTTTGACGGCATAGGCGGCGATATGCTGGTCAAAAGTCTTCGTTCGGTGCGGGCTTTCGGGATGGCTGTTACCATCGGGCAAGCCGCCGGGCCGGTTCCGCCGGTTCCGGTCGAGGAGCTTCGGCCTGGCAAGTCGCTCTCTCACCCGAGCATCATGGCCTGGTGCGCCGATGTCGCAAGATACCGCGAGGCGGCGCAGGCGACAGTCCAGGCCATGGAGGCAGGGATCGTCTGCCAGATTGCTGCCGAATTCAGCCTGGCAGATGTTGCAACAGCGCATATCGAATTGGAGTCGGGGCGGGCCGCAGGCAGTATTTTGCTGATACCTTAG
- a CDS encoding LysR family transcriptional regulator, whose amino-acid sequence MNGRKFTKLDWDDLRHFLALAQSGTFLGAAKQLGVEHATISRRVSSLEATLERKLIDRRGRRIILTLEGEKVAKHAAVIALQTAAVEQIGRSSATEVRGHVRISAPPALSSALLAKPIVAMRKDHPGVQITLVGEKRFTSLNRREADIAIRLSRPEDGDYSITKLQELTFNLFASRRYLETVAPSEWTFIGYDEAMNSSPQQLRLNEVAAGRQIALRSSVLEFQVAAARLDGGVVMLPDFAVPFDLQRIEGEHALVRELWLVVHSEIKDVPSVRVVLDALKNAFKKKPHADPPRLSE is encoded by the coding sequence ATGAATGGGAGAAAATTCACAAAACTCGATTGGGACGACCTGCGGCATTTTCTGGCGCTGGCGCAATCGGGGACGTTTCTCGGCGCAGCAAAGCAGCTCGGCGTCGAGCACGCGACGATAAGCCGGCGCGTCTCATCGCTTGAAGCAACACTGGAACGCAAGCTCATCGACCGCCGCGGGCGGCGCATCATTCTCACTCTGGAAGGCGAGAAGGTCGCCAAGCATGCCGCTGTCATTGCCTTGCAGACTGCCGCGGTCGAGCAGATCGGGCGCAGCAGCGCGACGGAAGTGCGGGGACATGTGAGGATCAGTGCCCCGCCCGCTCTTTCGAGCGCGCTTCTGGCAAAGCCGATCGTAGCGATGCGGAAAGATCATCCGGGTGTGCAGATTACGCTTGTTGGCGAGAAGCGGTTTACGTCGTTGAACAGGCGCGAGGCAGACATCGCGATCCGACTGTCAAGACCGGAAGATGGCGACTATTCGATCACCAAGCTCCAGGAGCTGACGTTCAACCTCTTCGCTTCGAGGCGTTACCTCGAAACCGTTGCACCGTCCGAATGGACGTTTATCGGCTATGATGAAGCGATGAATTCCTCGCCGCAGCAATTGCGTCTCAACGAGGTGGCCGCCGGCCGCCAAATTGCGTTGAGATCATCCGTTCTGGAGTTTCAGGTCGCCGCCGCAAGGCTTGACGGGGGTGTCGTCATGCTGCCCGATTTCGCGGTCCCTTTCGATCTTCAGCGGATCGAGGGCGAACATGCTCTCGTACGGGAACTATGGTTGGTCGTGCACTCCGAGATCAAGGACGTTCCGTCTGTTCGTGTCGTCCTGGACGCGTTGAAGAACGCGTTCAAAAAGAAGCCTCATGCCGACCCGCCCCGTTTGTCCGAGTAG
- a CDS encoding FkbM family methyltransferase gives MPGTPWLTTKYWSRRLRKARNAAASRFFDTRFGRRLLIENIGPRVVSMTVDAGDHLMTFSPSDYIGRKVFRKGHFERDAVDRLIAILRERGLLRKDATLLEIGGNIGTQTVYFALSGTYARVVSIEPDPRNFPLLALNIRQNRLEEKVRLVNCAAGEREGEIDFFLNRNNHGKSSAIRQSPTDKKISVPVKPVSAILAGLSIDPEAIGLVWMDIEGYEPIACRSMQPLLSRRVPLHMEFTPLFYGPEGTKAFISTLAGFYEDCLVLFEDREEEMKVRDLPGEFDQYNVLFLP, from the coding sequence ATGCCCGGCACACCCTGGCTGACCACCAAATATTGGAGCCGCCGGCTGCGCAAGGCGCGCAATGCCGCGGCCTCCCGCTTCTTCGACACCCGCTTCGGCCGCCGGCTGCTGATCGAAAATATCGGCCCGCGCGTCGTCTCGATGACGGTCGATGCCGGCGACCATCTGATGACCTTTTCGCCTTCGGATTACATCGGCCGCAAGGTCTTCCGGAAGGGCCATTTCGAACGCGACGCGGTCGACCGGCTGATCGCCATCCTGCGCGAGCGCGGCCTGCTCCGAAAGGATGCGACGCTGCTGGAGATCGGCGGCAATATCGGCACCCAGACCGTCTATTTCGCCTTGAGCGGTACCTATGCCAGGGTCGTCAGCATCGAGCCGGACCCGCGCAACTTCCCGCTGCTTGCCCTCAACATCCGTCAGAACCGGCTGGAGGAAAAGGTCCGCCTCGTCAACTGCGCCGCCGGCGAGCGCGAAGGCGAGATCGACTTCTTCCTGAACCGCAACAATCACGGCAAGAGCAGCGCCATCCGCCAGAGCCCGACCGACAAGAAGATCAGCGTGCCGGTGAAGCCGGTGTCCGCAATTCTCGCCGGCCTGTCGATCGACCCTGAAGCAATCGGTCTCGTCTGGATGGATATCGAAGGCTACGAGCCGATCGCCTGCCGCTCGATGCAGCCCCTGCTTTCCCGCCGCGTGCCGCTGCATATGGAATTCACGCCTCTGTTCTACGGTCCAGAGGGGACAAAAGCCTTCATCTCAACGCTTGCCGGCTTCTACGAGGACTGCCTCGTGCTCTTCGAGGACCGCGAGGAGGAGATGAAGGTGCGGGATCTGCCGGGGGAGTTTGATCAGTATAACGTGCTGTTTCTGCCGTAG
- a CDS encoding GntR family transcriptional regulator translates to MLKQVHDPAETVSDVVFRQIREDIISGVLPPGAKIKLEQAKERYSIGISSLREILSRLTTENLVVAEGQRGFEVSPASRRELLELADLRIVLETHAIGLAFAAGNLEWEGRIVAAHHRLAAAERKLLAGDMSRTVDWVRYDWEFHQAIVSACNSQTLMATLSSVFDRFLRYHMLAESFRGKPVVDDHRLLFDLSIQRDVVGATEVVRRHVQSGVEHVLKSGRIL, encoded by the coding sequence ATGCTCAAGCAAGTCCACGATCCGGCCGAAACCGTAAGCGATGTCGTTTTCCGGCAGATCCGCGAGGATATCATATCGGGGGTTTTGCCGCCGGGGGCCAAGATCAAGCTGGAGCAGGCCAAGGAGCGCTACTCCATCGGCATTTCGTCGCTGCGCGAAATTCTGAGCCGCCTGACCACGGAGAACCTCGTCGTCGCCGAAGGGCAGCGTGGTTTCGAAGTCAGCCCGGCCTCGCGGCGGGAACTGCTGGAGCTCGCCGACCTGAGGATCGTTCTTGAAACGCATGCGATCGGCCTCGCATTCGCTGCGGGAAATCTCGAATGGGAGGGGCGCATCGTCGCCGCGCATCATCGGCTGGCCGCCGCCGAGCGCAAGCTGCTGGCAGGCGATATGTCGCGCACGGTCGACTGGGTCCGCTACGATTGGGAGTTCCATCAGGCGATCGTCTCGGCCTGCAATTCGCAGACGCTGATGGCGACCCTGTCGTCGGTCTTCGACCGCTTCCTCCGTTACCATATGCTGGCCGAAAGCTTTCGCGGAAAGCCTGTCGTCGACGACCACCGGCTGTTGTTCGACCTGTCCATTCAACGCGACGTCGTCGGCGCAACCGAGGTGGTCAGGCGGCATGTTCAAAGCGGCGTCGAGCACGTGCTGAAGAGCGGCCGCATTCTCTGA